In the genome of Stomoxys calcitrans chromosome 4, idStoCalc2.1, whole genome shotgun sequence, the window taagaataggaaagaatctctccgaaccatttaataccaaacaaggtttcagacaaggaggcagcctatcgtgtgatctctttaatatcatgCTGGAgacatgcagatgtgaatagatatggtacactaatcacaagaaaacGCATCAtatgtcggtcaccggaagtagtaactgcagcctttgaaagaatcgaaagagagtcagtgaaaatgggtctggcagtaaatggtgataagacgaaatggatggtttcaactcccaaaaagccttgtacaaccgagcagataaagaaaatggagaaagttgggaaccacaactttgagacagtcagtaactttatctacctcggcaccgccgtaaccgaaacgaatgacaccagttttgagataaagcgaagaataatactggcatacagatgctactttagactaagtaagcagtttagaaacaaggccacctctcgacagacgaagactacactttacaagacactgatactaccagtgctgttatgtggttctgaagcatgggtacttgtgaaagcagatgaggcagtgcttggagtatttgagagaaagattcttcgtaaaatatatggaccagtttgcgttaacggagaatataggcgacgtatgaaccacgagctgtatgagctgtatgacgacgatagcatagttacacgcatcaaaatgcaacggcatgttgtcagaatggatgaagaagctccagaaaagaagtcttttgaaggcaaacacggtggtacacgcaaaccgggatgaccaaaagcccaatggaaagatcaagttgtgggagacacctcgaaacttggtgtcagagattttagtatgagcgcagaagatcgaggcgcttggaacgctattctacgttcggctagtggaataaatattctgtcatagccaattaaagtaaagtaaagtaagtaactGCGCCCAGAATAGTCCAggtcggtcaatagcctgatatagctgccatataaaccgttctcggatcttgacttcttgagcctgtggaGGGCAAAActtttccaattttgttgaatgtTTGGTTTTTctcaccactgaaggatgggggtatattctttttgtcattccgtttgcaacacattgaaatatccatttccgaccctataaagtgcacatatttttgatcgtcctaaaactctaagacgatctagccatgtccgtccgtctgtctgttgaaatcacgcttcagtctttgaagagatattgagctgaaacttagcatagattcttttcttgtctataggcaggttaaattcgaatgtgggctttatcggactataccttgatttAGCcctcatttagaccgatccgccgatttaaggtcttaggcccattgaagccacatttattatccgatttcgctgaaattttggtcagtgagttgggttaggcttcttgacatccttcttcaatttgggtcagatcggtccatattgactgatctctcgatttaagatattggctcataaaaggcgccttttgtGTCAGATTTCACTGATATCCTCCTTGAAGACgcctcaaatcggtccagctttggatatagctgccatacagagcgatccctcgatttgaggtcttggccctataaaaggcgcatttattatccgttttccctgaaattttacacagtgacttatgttagtctttttGACATCCGCTttctatatggtttagatttgaatatagctgccaaaaagaccaatactgAACCAAAAATGAACAgttacttgtatttattagaccactcaatgtccgagcCGAAGtttgcccaaatcggaccatatttcgatatagctgctgtgggtggataaataatgaatttttcgccggattatgatgacagttggtttacatatatacctgagggagtgggtacccaaagttcgagCATCTAGGGGCGCAAttatgtggctaaaattttaaatgtggtattttgtatgacttccaactgtcaTGACATGTACGATCATCGgtccaaatgcgatccatggtggaggttatataagattcggaccggtcgaacttaacgcactGTTCGTTCTGTTAATTTTTGTAGAGTGACTTTATTTGTTATAAAATActtttttgcaattaaattttcatagattttcaaTATCAAAAAACATGGAAATCCCTGTGCCAAGGTTAGTCCCTAATTCCCCAAATTATACACAAAGTGAACCTTCTATCCTAAAACATTTAtgacattccaagactgtttatCATACGACTGTAATTGCCATTCATGCGGTATACATACCTATTCACATATATCCTTtggtacatacatacatcccTATGTCCTTGTACATTTATGTGTGAATGCGTATGTCGTCTCTCCGTACACGACAACGAGCCTCTATGTAGACTGAAGTACTTCTTGACTTCCCATGTACATTACGGGTAATTAAAAAcaggaaaatgaaataaaattcaattacatGTCCTTGAAGAGAAGAAATAAAAGGTAGGGAAATGGAGGACAAACAAGGATACACAAACAACATTAGAAATTAACATGAAAAATACATTGACAATATTAACTCAACCACAGGCATGTGAAATGTGGTGGGGTAGGTTGGGGGATTTCAACACCTGAAAGGATTCCAAAAGAGGGtgtaaaatcattaaattttgtgttgACAATTGTGGTGACTTAGCACTTAGACCTTTACACGTAACAAACTTTTGAACTTGATACGCCATTGGCTTGGAAAAgtttaactaaaatttgaacTTTTTGCCTTTTGATTTTTCAATAGATTTGACAAAGTTTTAATTGAAGCTGCTAAACTTTTCTAATGGCCATTGTCTTCCTTTGACTCCCTTTTAGGTTGAACCTGATTTCCTGATAAGCTTCCTAAACTCTTCCATTGAGTCATTGGAGCTTTCCAAAGAGGCTGAAATAAATGGCATTATGCCCAAAGATGAACTGCTGGATAGGCTGAGGGAAAAGAAAATTTCCATGGAGAAAATGTATTTGGTAAGTGCTTTTACTCACTCCCCTTCAGTCAGTTTCTCATTGAAGTCACTTGTATTGCCTTTAGGATAATTCTGAAAGAGATGGCGACTCATCACTCTCCTTCTCACAGAGCATTGGTGATGGCAAACACAGTGCTCCTCATTCACAAGAACATCGACCCCACAGTCCACCGCATTCGAAACGTTTGGATAGCAGTAAGAAATCAATATCAAGTCCTTCCATGGCCACCGCATTGCCTCTTATGATTTCCGAATCACCCAGCATGGGTTCCATGCAAGTTCAAACGCAACAAggccaacaacagcagcaggcaCAGTTACCCTCACCGGCCCAGAGTAAAGTCAATGATGTGGCCCAAGACAACAGTGTAACCTCTGAACATTCTgagaccaccaccaccacaacaactaCCAGTGAAGATGTGGTGACCACCTATAAAGAGCCCAGTCTAAATGATTCATCAGCTTCCTATACACATTCTAAAGAGAATGGTACCCTAAAGAGCGAAAATAAGGATTCCTCCTCCAAAGATCGAAAATCCAAGGAGAAATCCAGTAAATTAGATAATCATGTTAAAACGCAAAATGGTATTGATGAAAAAGAGGACAAGACTGGTAACGATCGATCTGAGGGTAGTGATGGACCTGCCAGCGAGGAGAGAAATGTCAATGGCACTGCCACAAAGGGTGACAGCAATGATAACAGTCAAAACCTTGATAGTGAGGATAGTGGTGCGGCCATGCAACAATTGCATGCAGCAGCTGCGGCTGCAGCCTTGGCCCATACTGGCGGTTATCCCAGACCCAATTTGAAGGTAGAGTCGTCAGATGTCTATCAAATTGTTGATGTCATAAGACGTAACACCAATCTGAGTTTTGATTTGTCCTGCGAAGCCTTGCGAGTGGTACTCACCAGTTTAGAGCAGCTTTATAATGGTGCAATCAATCCTTATCTGGAGGCGGTGGCCATACACGTAACCGAAAAAGTGGAAACCCCCAAAGGATTGCTGGGTGTCACACACGATTCAAAGAAACTGCAGTACATATTCTCTCAATTGGCCGATTGTAAAAATGACTCGGAACAGCGTACATGGATGTTGTATGAGGATGAAGAAGATATTGCTCAATTTTTGGAGGATTTGGTCGATATATTGGTGAGTAGACTAAGTTGCAGAAAACAAGTTAAGGCGTGtcaagttcggctgggtcgaatctcATATTAATTCCACCATGGAGGGTTTATAACCTTCACGTTTATTTCGCGGAACTAAAGTCAATTGTAGGTCAAGCAGTAATCCCAtgaattatttatatatttggataagaattgcgtcctataggctcaagaagccaaatagaAGGATAGAtctttatgggagctttatcagagtATGCCCCGATTCGGgtcggcaaaaaaggataagaattgcgccctttagaggcacaAAAGGCAAAATCAGAGAATCGGTtttgtatgggagttatatcaggttatagaccgatatagctcccaaactGTGTAATCTAGACTTAAAACAGTCGTAAGATATTCTTAAAGCAATTTTAAGGGCATAACAATTATTttgaatccaaaattttggaatggGCGAGtgggccattggcaaaagtctAAACCTCTCGTCATGCATTAATCGTGTATTATAGTTTACAGAGCTATAGttatatatggtgttgtggtctggtggacggcacttcaacaTTACACCTACAGTTCAATACGCAAaacgttttaattttattttgcaagTAGCGCCGCAGGacaaatgtttgttgttgtaataaCGAAAAGaggtttttcggtttttttttaattttctatataaatttttcgCAAAATATTGCTCAAATTTAAAGTCTCCTTTCAAACATTTGGAggctcattgttgttgttgtaacctagttttcatgtggagggggcgatcctcgtcaagctcctgtaggtgagcaagctcgttccggttcaaaagaccgatcgccgcgggaacagggtggccattggttattaaaaggcgccaataactcgccttgtcatatggaTCACTCAGCAGGCACTCAGtacttgtgcaagagccggtgtcacccgacctctcattgggactctccgctcgatacagctgattgtccgcaactgcagttacagctactccggatggagcattacactatccgcaacctacgGATTcggccggtagctcgcagctaagcttctcgtgacagcaatgaacaccacacaagtcggacctcaatgttccagcttgtgtagtgctcacagctatcccgttccAGGTGGTACAAAATACCCTGGGGCACgtttttgctttttgttataatattcgttttctacgcaaatgttcctttaatttgagtaccatattgcctaTATTCGGCGTCATTTCGCTTGATGAGGTGGAAGAGTCGTTTGGGGAGCCCCCAGCCCCGAGACCTAAAAACGAAATTCATATTCATGTTTTTGGGGTCAtcctagaactggtcatatcgcaaagattacccaaccactgcagtgtgtatcaagcagagatctttCCAATTTAGGTAGTAttagaatggctaagatataatgtcattacgacgattggtataaatatcttctcagacagccattaaatccctggagaacgtatttctgaacacaaaaaccgccctcgactgtcgcagatctctcaacgagatggctgaacagtttaaaattcccctgttctgggtgccgggccacagagatatcacagggaattgtaaagcagacgagcttgcgagactaggaactaccttatatACTCCAGGGATccaggaatctgtgggtatccctttagcgacatgtaagctacgtTTTCAggtccaggcccgaagggcaacgaatgatagatggtcataaagagggggctgtgagcattccaaaactatatggcctaatctagacttgaagagctcTACTGctctgctgtcattggctagaacacacgtctcagtcattgtgtccgtcatgaaagattactgtctaatcggaaaacatgctgacagactaaaggttgccagcaacgacttttgcagaagctgtgaagacatgGAAGAagtagagactatagaacaccttccgcgtgtgtgtcccgcactagcagtcagaaggagttccactttaggttctcatttcttcgagaacctgtctgatttagcggatgtgaacattctcaagttattggtttttttaaagcgatctggatggttcaacggtaggaactagaaggcatcttccttcttctgtttctgcggtatcacaatggacgaaaacgtctaagtgagtctgatggcagacttccacttaaacataacctaacctaacctaagaacaGCCTTTATTCTCTAttgctttttatttgaattaaaccgttgaatttcataaaacag includes:
- the LOC106089061 gene encoding NCK-interacting protein with SH3 domain isoform X3, translated to MLKALYDFQAVYPKTISFDEGEYFILYQTSARQRNWWQVVSMKGNIGFVPSNYVMKIKVEPDFLISFLNSSIESLELSKEAEINGIMPKDELLDRLREKKISMEKMYLDNSERDGDSSLSFSQSIGDGKHSAPHSQEHRPHSPPHSKRLDSSKKSISSPSMATALPLMISESPSMGSMQVQTQQGQQQQQAQLPSPAQSKVNDVAQDNSVTSEHSETTTTTTTTSEDVVTTYKEPSLNDSSASYTHSKENGTLKSENKDSSSKDRKSKEKSSKLDNHVKTQNGIDEKEDKTGNDRSEGSDGPASEERNVNGTATKGDSNDNSQNLDSEDSGAAMQQLHAAAAAAALAHTGGYPRPNLKVESSDVYQIVDVIRRNTNLSFDLSCEALRVVLTSLEQLYNGAINPYLEAVAIHVTEKVETPKGLLGVTHDSKKLQYIFSQLADCKNDSEQRTWMLYEDEEDIAQFLEDLVDILNNADETICCYEMSCDQYQALVNLVQYYQMETRWNIKRLLLRTFTAACHLDHIIVDILLTSVLPLEIVEDMKTNFSNLDRFKQLVKMLTIIFSLGQPMPVNHQDYLGVHFASFLLEIIEGNNPEVLVDMVISLVLAFNLQFNESTQNVIVEAMQTLPSAKVFTEKILLLLNREEDPVKVLKHTTDCMNSVLKMFIDIFSVSETAAMFYTNDTKVLIDIIVRQLTDLCAGNSLRRCYLELCRRILRNTDYQEHQHRKQDFMKIFTRIFCEETECSASDQKLVREIANEFPQIFKA
- the LOC106089061 gene encoding NCK-interacting protein with SH3 domain isoform X1, yielding MNRIFWNFLETYLYNIEMLKALYDFQAVYPKTISFDEGEYFILYQTSARQRNWWQVVSMKGNIGFVPSNYVMKIKVEPDFLISFLNSSIESLELSKEAEINGIMPKDELLDRLREKKISMEKMYLDNSERDGDSSLSFSQSIGDGKHSAPHSQEHRPHSPPHSKRLDSSKKSISSPSMATALPLMISESPSMGSMQVQTQQGQQQQQAQLPSPAQSKVNDVAQDNSVTSEHSETTTTTTTTSEDVVTTYKEPSLNDSSASYTHSKENGTLKSENKDSSSKDRKSKEKSSKLDNHVKTQNGIDEKEDKTGNDRSEGSDGPASEERNVNGTATKGDSNDNSQNLDSEDSGAAMQQLHAAAAAAALAHTGGYPRPNLKVESSDVYQIVDVIRRNTNLSFDLSCEALRVVLTSLEQLYNGAINPYLEAVAIHVTEKVETPKGLLGVTHDSKKLQYIFSQLADCKNDSEQRTWMLYEDEEDIAQFLEDLVDILNNADETICCYEMSCDQYQALVNLVQYYQMETRWNIKRLLLRTFTAACHLDHIIVDILLTSVLPLEIVEDMKTNFSNLDRFKQLVKMLTIIFSLGQPMPVNHQDYLGVHFASFLLEIIEGNNPEVLVDMVISLVLAFNLQFNESTQNVIVEAMQTLPSAKVFTEKILLLLNREEDPVKVLKHTTDCMNSVLKMFIDIFSVSETAAMFYTNDTKVLIDIIVRQLTDLCAGNSLRRCYLELCRRILRNTDYQEHQHRKQDFMKIFTRIFCEETECSASDQKLVREIANEFPQIFKA
- the LOC106089061 gene encoding NCK-interacting protein with SH3 domain isoform X2 — encoded protein: MGDNIEMLKALYDFQAVYPKTISFDEGEYFILYQTSARQRNWWQVVSMKGNIGFVPSNYVMKIKVEPDFLISFLNSSIESLELSKEAEINGIMPKDELLDRLREKKISMEKMYLDNSERDGDSSLSFSQSIGDGKHSAPHSQEHRPHSPPHSKRLDSSKKSISSPSMATALPLMISESPSMGSMQVQTQQGQQQQQAQLPSPAQSKVNDVAQDNSVTSEHSETTTTTTTTSEDVVTTYKEPSLNDSSASYTHSKENGTLKSENKDSSSKDRKSKEKSSKLDNHVKTQNGIDEKEDKTGNDRSEGSDGPASEERNVNGTATKGDSNDNSQNLDSEDSGAAMQQLHAAAAAAALAHTGGYPRPNLKVESSDVYQIVDVIRRNTNLSFDLSCEALRVVLTSLEQLYNGAINPYLEAVAIHVTEKVETPKGLLGVTHDSKKLQYIFSQLADCKNDSEQRTWMLYEDEEDIAQFLEDLVDILNNADETICCYEMSCDQYQALVNLVQYYQMETRWNIKRLLLRTFTAACHLDHIIVDILLTSVLPLEIVEDMKTNFSNLDRFKQLVKMLTIIFSLGQPMPVNHQDYLGVHFASFLLEIIEGNNPEVLVDMVISLVLAFNLQFNESTQNVIVEAMQTLPSAKVFTEKILLLLNREEDPVKVLKHTTDCMNSVLKMFIDIFSVSETAAMFYTNDTKVLIDIIVRQLTDLCAGNSLRRCYLELCRRILRNTDYQEHQHRKQDFMKIFTRIFCEETECSASDQKLVREIANEFPQIFKA